Proteins co-encoded in one Desulfitobacterium hafniense DCB-2 genomic window:
- a CDS encoding valine--tRNA ligase, which produces MAEDFKMEKVYDPSQVEGKWYPYWEEKGYFHADVDDAKEPFSIVMPPPNVTGALHLGHAIDSTIQDILTRFKRMQGYNTLWLPGTDHAGIATQAKVEEQLAKEGTNRQALGREKFLDRVWDWKKEYGGRITQQLRRLGASCDWSRERFTMDEGCSEAVREVFVDLYHKGLIYRGNYIVNWCPHCHTTISDIEVEHVDREGHLWHLRYPVKDSDEVLVVATTRPETMLGDTAVAVHPEDERYRHLLGKTIILPLTNREIPIIADDYVDREFGTGAVKITPAHDPNDFEMGLRHQLPSITVMDREAKMNEQAGKYQGMERYAARKEIVKDLEAQGLLVKVDNHQHAVGECYRCSTVVEPMVSKQWFVKMEPLAKPAMEVVREGIMEFVPERFAKIYLGWLENIRDWCISRQLWWGHRIPVWYCEDCGAEICAKEDPETCPECGSKHIVQDPDVLDTWFSSGLWPFSTMGWPEETPELKQFYPTSVLVTGRDIIFFWVARMVFMGLEFMKDVPFQKVMIHGLVLDAQGRKMSKSLGNGVDPLEVIDQYGADTLRFMLITGNTPGNDLRFHPERLEATRNFANKIWNASRFVLLNLQDYEEGPRGQLKLEDRWILSRYEKTAGEVTEALEQFDLGEAARLLYEFIWNEFCDWYIELAKGCLYDKEHPEARHTVQSILLEVLEGTMRLLHPYMPFITEEIWHNLPISGESIMIQSWPKVNGYRKDDLEKQMNQIMDVIKAVRNIRAEMNVQPGKKAEIILVAPEKAAFEVLESGRESIRLLAGGSAVDVVSNLEVKPAQAASAVLEGVEVYLPLRGLLDLDKEIARVEKEIAQAQLEQSRLAGKLNNQGFVAKAPEQVVAKEREKLEGINGRIAALKVRLAELKEA; this is translated from the coding sequence ATGGCGGAGGATTTTAAAATGGAAAAGGTATATGACCCAAGCCAGGTTGAGGGAAAATGGTATCCCTACTGGGAGGAGAAAGGATACTTTCACGCGGATGTGGATGATGCTAAGGAGCCTTTCAGCATCGTCATGCCCCCGCCGAATGTGACCGGAGCCCTTCATCTTGGCCATGCCATCGATAGTACGATCCAGGATATCCTTACCCGCTTCAAACGGATGCAGGGCTACAATACCTTATGGCTCCCCGGCACGGATCACGCGGGTATCGCCACTCAGGCCAAGGTGGAAGAGCAGTTGGCCAAGGAAGGAACCAACCGGCAGGCTCTGGGCCGTGAGAAATTCCTGGATAGAGTTTGGGACTGGAAAAAAGAATATGGAGGACGCATTACTCAGCAGCTGCGCCGGCTGGGTGCCTCCTGTGATTGGTCCCGGGAGCGCTTCACTATGGATGAAGGATGCTCTGAGGCTGTACGTGAAGTCTTTGTGGATCTTTATCATAAGGGTTTGATCTACCGGGGCAATTATATTGTTAATTGGTGTCCTCATTGCCATACCACCATTTCTGATATTGAAGTGGAGCATGTGGATCGGGAAGGGCATCTTTGGCACCTTCGCTATCCAGTCAAAGACAGTGACGAGGTTTTGGTGGTAGCCACCACACGTCCGGAAACCATGCTGGGAGATACTGCGGTGGCCGTTCATCCGGAAGATGAGAGATACCGGCATCTCCTGGGCAAAACGATTATCCTGCCTCTGACTAACCGGGAAATTCCCATTATCGCCGATGACTATGTGGATCGGGAGTTTGGGACAGGTGCGGTAAAAATCACTCCGGCTCATGACCCCAATGACTTTGAGATGGGCTTGCGCCATCAGCTTCCTTCCATCACTGTTATGGATCGGGAAGCTAAGATGAATGAACAAGCCGGCAAATATCAAGGAATGGAGCGTTATGCCGCCCGGAAAGAGATTGTGAAGGATCTTGAGGCTCAGGGCCTGCTGGTCAAAGTAGATAACCATCAGCATGCCGTAGGGGAATGTTATCGCTGCTCCACAGTGGTAGAGCCTATGGTCAGCAAACAATGGTTTGTTAAGATGGAGCCTCTGGCAAAACCTGCTATGGAAGTGGTGCGGGAAGGGATCATGGAATTCGTGCCCGAGCGTTTTGCCAAAATCTATCTGGGTTGGCTGGAAAATATCCGGGATTGGTGTATATCCCGTCAGCTTTGGTGGGGGCACCGGATTCCTGTCTGGTACTGTGAAGATTGCGGGGCGGAGATCTGTGCTAAAGAAGATCCGGAGACCTGTCCTGAATGCGGCTCCAAGCATATTGTTCAGGATCCCGATGTTTTGGATACCTGGTTTTCTTCAGGGTTGTGGCCTTTCTCAACTATGGGGTGGCCGGAAGAGACTCCCGAGCTTAAGCAGTTCTATCCCACTTCCGTTCTCGTCACCGGACGGGATATCATCTTTTTCTGGGTTGCCCGCATGGTCTTCATGGGGCTGGAATTTATGAAGGATGTGCCTTTCCAAAAAGTCATGATTCATGGTCTGGTTCTGGATGCTCAAGGCAGGAAGATGAGCAAATCCTTAGGCAATGGAGTGGACCCTTTGGAGGTCATTGACCAATACGGTGCGGATACCCTGCGTTTCATGCTGATTACAGGCAACACTCCGGGCAATGATTTGCGTTTTCATCCGGAACGCCTGGAGGCGACCCGGAACTTTGCCAATAAGATTTGGAATGCTTCCCGGTTTGTGCTTTTAAATCTTCAGGATTATGAGGAAGGCCCCCGTGGCCAGCTGAAGCTGGAGGATCGCTGGATTCTTTCCCGTTATGAAAAGACTGCAGGGGAAGTAACGGAGGCCTTGGAACAGTTTGATCTGGGTGAAGCAGCCCGTCTTCTCTATGAGTTTATTTGGAATGAGTTCTGTGATTGGTATATTGAACTGGCTAAAGGCTGCCTCTATGATAAGGAGCACCCAGAAGCCCGTCATACGGTTCAATCCATCCTTCTGGAAGTTCTGGAAGGTACCATGAGACTGCTCCACCCCTATATGCCCTTTATTACGGAGGAAATCTGGCACAACCTTCCTATCTCAGGGGAGAGCATTATGATCCAGTCCTGGCCCAAGGTAAACGGCTATCGGAAGGATGACCTTGAGAAACAGATGAACCAAATTATGGATGTGATCAAAGCGGTTCGGAATATCCGGGCGGAGATGAATGTTCAGCCAGGCAAAAAAGCTGAAATCATCCTGGTCGCACCTGAGAAGGCTGCTTTTGAGGTTCTGGAATCAGGCCGGGAAAGTATCCGGCTGTTAGCCGGCGGTTCCGCTGTGGATGTCGTCTCCAATCTGGAAGTTAAGCCTGCCCAGGCTGCCAGTGCTGTTCTCGAAGGAGTGGAAGTCTATCTTCCCTTGCGCGGACTCTTGGATCTGGACAAAGAAATCGCCCGGGTCGAAAAGGAAATTGCCCAGGCCCAGCTGGAACAAAGCCGTTTGGCAGGAAAGCTTAACAACCAGGGCTTTGTAGCAAAAGCTCCGGAACAAGTAGTGGCTAAAGAGCGGGAAAAGCTGGAAGGGATCAATGGGCGGATCGCAGCGCTGAAGGTTCGCCTGGCAGAGTTGAAAGAGGCGTAA
- a CDS encoding TIGR04086 family membrane protein: protein MGDSILKGISAALVVTVVTLLAGLIWTALEMGGLSTATLVDIGLIASCIAAGYVTGRASGQWILGGVSGLGYVLLCVVLVALFLELRAWGVIQVLAEGGLIGTLSGAFGAGSGGKASRPASWRQPRASTWGSNYSSRGAYSGGETYRSAYDYSRTYEDEDDHKNDWDDLLEEDWEEEQQWSGSKKISSQRGLSFDRQAGSSDEDEWEDWQRGERNKASANYRKAWWEEEVL, encoded by the coding sequence ATGGGTGATTCAATTCTTAAAGGAATCAGCGCCGCTCTGGTTGTGACCGTCGTAACTTTACTTGCGGGGTTGATTTGGACAGCCCTGGAGATGGGTGGATTATCCACCGCAACTTTGGTGGACATTGGGTTAATAGCAAGCTGTATAGCTGCAGGATATGTGACCGGAAGAGCAAGCGGGCAATGGATCCTTGGCGGAGTGTCTGGTCTAGGGTATGTTTTGCTTTGTGTGGTTTTGGTGGCTCTTTTTTTGGAGCTGAGAGCTTGGGGAGTTATTCAGGTATTGGCAGAAGGAGGACTGATCGGCACCCTTTCCGGTGCTTTCGGAGCAGGCAGTGGAGGGAAGGCCTCCCGACCGGCCTCTTGGCGTCAGCCAAGAGCATCGACCTGGGGGAGTAATTACAGCAGCAGAGGAGCTTACAGCGGCGGGGAAACTTACCGTAGTGCTTATGACTATTCACGGACTTATGAAGATGAAGATGATCATAAAAATGATTGGGACGATTTGCTTGAAGAAGATTGGGAAGAGGAGCAGCAATGGAGTGGGAGCAAGAAAATTTCCAGTCAGCGAGGATTAAGCTTTGACAGGCAAGCGGGTTCATCGGATGAAGATGAGTGGGAAGATTGGCAGCGGGGAGAAAGAAACAAAGCCTCTGCCAATTATCGTAAAGCATGGTGGGAAGAAGAGGTCCTTTAG
- a CDS encoding SPOR domain-containing protein produces the protein MYKYNPWINKGIGLIGCAVIVWITWFFGYTYVKLVTQPKGPGIPSSSSVDQNEFLLTLDEIEFWTCQTGVFNSETNALKEKEQLGQLGWDAQIISRDPFIVGVGLAYSKEEVLPIQELLKEGGVASIPKSVISPERAFRIRGTGAIQTAQVLEKVNAFLKTPYHARESMLSELENLMASTPHALTHLQEASRLSIQAERTLSVDLRKMMSLNLYGEYLNTLASLQK, from the coding sequence ATGTATAAATATAATCCCTGGATTAATAAGGGAATAGGACTAATTGGTTGTGCTGTCATTGTATGGATAACCTGGTTTTTTGGGTATACTTATGTTAAGTTAGTCACACAACCTAAAGGTCCTGGCATACCTTCCTCTAGTTCTGTGGATCAGAACGAGTTTCTTCTGACTTTGGACGAAATAGAGTTCTGGACATGTCAAACGGGAGTATTTAACTCCGAAACCAATGCTCTCAAGGAAAAAGAGCAATTGGGGCAGTTAGGCTGGGATGCTCAAATCATCTCCAGAGATCCATTTATTGTTGGGGTGGGTCTGGCCTATTCGAAAGAGGAGGTACTTCCTATTCAAGAATTATTGAAAGAAGGTGGAGTTGCTTCTATTCCAAAATCAGTCATTAGTCCTGAACGCGCTTTTCGCATTCGTGGCACGGGGGCAATTCAGACGGCCCAGGTTCTTGAGAAGGTTAATGCCTTTTTGAAGACACCTTATCATGCCAGAGAAAGCATGCTTTCAGAACTTGAGAACCTTATGGCGTCGACACCACATGCCTTGACCCATTTGCAGGAGGCTTCAAGATTATCTATTCAGGCCGAGCGAACTCTGTCGGTGGATCTGCGAAAAATGATGTCATTGAACCTCTATGGTGAATATCTCAATACCTTGGCAAGCCTTCAAAAATAG
- a CDS encoding LysM peptidoglycan-binding domain-containing protein — MDYTRYVVQPGDSIYKIANAYKIEMSDIINLNHLKHPDRIYPGQILLLPTYEFKDTLPGEIPEPNFTYAMWLFDVYAGKDSELSAVTTYLYQAVVLDRPEFDELLRPIAYDELRHLEQLAWCIRFLGVDPRYGSFSKGRWFDWRSRYLNYSTELCVILDHNMKDEAAAVKHYTDLAQKIPIPEIQTILLQLAADEERHYQCLAQAKTRFCGCGSSQTQHIKESSNGEEL; from the coding sequence ATGGACTATACCCGTTATGTTGTACAACCTGGGGATAGTATTTATAAAATCGCCAATGCCTATAAAATCGAAATGTCCGACATCATCAATCTCAACCATCTGAAACATCCTGATCGCATCTATCCCGGACAAATCCTTCTCCTTCCTACCTATGAGTTCAAGGATACACTACCCGGAGAAATACCTGAGCCCAACTTTACTTATGCCATGTGGCTGTTCGACGTCTATGCCGGCAAGGATTCTGAGCTCTCGGCAGTTACGACTTACCTGTATCAAGCTGTAGTTTTGGATCGGCCGGAGTTCGATGAGCTCCTCCGCCCCATTGCCTATGACGAACTCCGCCACCTGGAGCAGCTGGCCTGGTGCATTCGCTTTTTAGGGGTGGACCCTCGTTACGGCTCCTTCAGCAAGGGGCGTTGGTTCGACTGGCGTTCCCGCTATCTTAATTACTCCACAGAGCTCTGTGTCATTCTTGACCACAATATGAAGGACGAAGCTGCCGCTGTAAAACATTACACAGATTTAGCGCAAAAAATCCCCATACCTGAAATCCAAACCATCCTTCTTCAATTAGCCGCTGACGAAGAACGTCATTACCAGTGTTTAGCCCAAGCCAAAACACGTTTCTGCGGGTGTGGTTCATCCCAAACCCAACACATCAAAGAAAGTTCAAACGGAGAAGAGTTATAA
- a CDS encoding inorganic phosphate transporter produces the protein MISSSALLIVVVFFALAFDYINGFHDTANAIATSVSTRALTPKRAIVIAAILNFAGALVSTGVAQTIAKDIVNPDFVTQELVIAALIGAIFWNLATWYFGIPSSSSHAIIGGMIGAAVSKVGFGVLQVQGILKIIAALLVSPIIGIILGFIIMKTLYFIFGKVAPSKVNQGFRKMQVLSAGLLAFNHGSNDAQKSMGIITMALIASGLQDPANLNPALWVKFACAMAMALGTAAGGWKIIRTMGGKIFKLEPINGFAADLTSSIVIWTATAFPGLHLPVSTTHVVSGSIMGVGSAKRISAVRWGVAQQMLVAWVVTIPTSALTSFLMYKLVTLVL, from the coding sequence ATGATTAGTTCCAGTGCGTTACTCATAGTCGTCGTATTTTTCGCGCTGGCTTTTGATTACATTAACGGTTTCCACGATACGGCTAACGCTATTGCGACAAGTGTGTCTACTCGTGCCCTCACTCCCAAAAGGGCCATCGTTATTGCTGCCATACTTAATTTTGCTGGAGCACTGGTGAGTACAGGAGTAGCCCAAACTATTGCCAAAGATATCGTCAATCCTGATTTTGTTACTCAGGAACTGGTCATCGCCGCTCTCATCGGAGCGATATTTTGGAACTTAGCCACTTGGTACTTTGGAATTCCCAGCAGTTCTTCCCATGCTATTATCGGAGGAATGATTGGTGCCGCTGTATCTAAAGTGGGCTTCGGAGTGCTGCAGGTTCAAGGGATACTGAAGATAATTGCCGCCTTATTGGTTTCCCCCATTATTGGTATTATTTTAGGTTTTATTATAATGAAAACTTTATATTTTATCTTCGGGAAGGTTGCACCTTCCAAAGTCAACCAAGGGTTTCGCAAGATGCAGGTGCTTTCTGCCGGGCTGCTGGCCTTTAATCATGGTTCCAATGATGCTCAAAAATCTATGGGTATTATTACTATGGCCCTTATAGCGTCAGGTCTGCAAGATCCAGCCAATCTTAATCCGGCTTTATGGGTAAAATTTGCTTGTGCTATGGCGATGGCTTTAGGTACCGCCGCAGGGGGATGGAAGATTATCCGGACCATGGGCGGCAAGATCTTTAAGCTGGAGCCCATCAATGGATTTGCCGCAGATTTGACATCTTCTATCGTCATTTGGACCGCTACAGCTTTTCCCGGTTTGCATCTACCGGTATCGACGACTCATGTCGTTTCCGGGTCCATCATGGGTGTAGGGAGTGCCAAACGCATATCCGCTGTGCGCTGGGGAGTAGCTCAGCAAATGCTCGTAGCCTGGGTGGTAACGATTCCCACATCGGCTTTAACTTCATTTTTAATGTATAAACTTGTAACATTAGTACTATAG
- a CDS encoding DUF47 domain-containing protein — translation MFGISSKEDKFYALFRESAEVACTTTKKLEGLICQNSVSDAEAEMMHDLEHRADKITTEIVDRLNSTLITPLDREDIYTLAQNLDDIVDLSQGAVERMVLYHTKKPSIGAQEIVRTIVKATEQLKTAFCCLNSIHFKKSEILAATEEVYRLESVGDSLYRQEVARLFEQEKDAIEIIKWKEILEHLENTLDQCEEIADLLKGVVLKYD, via the coding sequence ATGTTTGGTATATCTTCAAAAGAAGACAAATTTTATGCCTTGTTCAGAGAAAGTGCTGAAGTAGCCTGCACCACGACGAAGAAGCTTGAAGGGCTGATCTGCCAGAATTCTGTCTCTGATGCAGAGGCTGAAATGATGCATGATCTCGAGCATCGTGCGGACAAAATTACCACGGAGATTGTGGATCGTTTGAATTCGACCCTGATCACTCCGTTGGATCGTGAAGATATCTATACCCTAGCCCAAAACCTCGACGACATTGTGGATTTAAGTCAAGGTGCAGTAGAGCGCATGGTTCTTTACCATACGAAAAAACCTTCCATCGGAGCTCAGGAAATCGTTCGTACCATTGTCAAAGCTACAGAGCAACTGAAGACTGCTTTTTGCTGCTTGAACAGCATTCACTTTAAAAAGAGCGAAATTCTGGCGGCGACAGAAGAGGTCTATCGGCTTGAATCCGTGGGAGATAGCTTATATCGCCAGGAAGTGGCCAGGCTGTTTGAGCAGGAGAAGGATGCTATCGAGATCATTAAGTGGAAAGAAATCCTTGAACATTTAGAGAACACACTGGATCAGTGTGAGGAAATCGCAGACCTCCTCAAAGGAGTTGTATTGAAGTATGATTAG
- a CDS encoding bifunctional folylpolyglutamate synthase/dihydrofolate synthase produces MGNREMNGITEHELKGELQEVSSVEQQYQEAKDYLVSLTKFGMNFGLGRIEELLKRMGNPEERLRVVHIGGTNGKGSTTMMTAEILEDAGYRVGVFTSPHLHDYRERITINGEMIPKGEVTRLIQILRPHLEELVQKGVEHPTEFEVNTAMALMYFADQKVDLVLLEVGLGGAIDSTNVVKPLISVITNVGMDHMDYLGETYEEIAGVKAGIIKAGAITVTAADRPEVLNVIRKKAQEMNSPLWVVGDDVRWEIRWSGELEQEFDLAGLRGAYNKLRLRLVGEHQVVNAATAVTVCELLKFEYGMNLERRNIYEGLRKAVWPGRLELLSLKPKVLIDGAHNVDGAHALAKALNIFQRQRLVLCLGMLGDKEREKVVDILVPLADEVIITKPNSPRSGNWEYLHELVKEKGKPVLTIEEPRLAVEEAFRRLDKEDMLCVTGSLYMIAEARQALLDVLRKG; encoded by the coding sequence GTGGGGAATAGGGAGATGAACGGGATAACTGAACATGAATTAAAGGGAGAACTGCAAGAGGTGTCTTCTGTGGAGCAGCAATACCAGGAAGCCAAGGATTATCTGGTGAGCCTCACGAAATTTGGCATGAACTTTGGATTGGGTCGGATTGAGGAGTTGCTGAAACGTATGGGTAACCCGGAAGAGCGTCTCAGGGTCGTTCATATCGGAGGAACCAATGGCAAAGGCTCGACTACCATGATGACGGCGGAAATCCTTGAAGATGCCGGATATCGGGTAGGGGTGTTTACATCTCCTCATCTTCATGATTATCGGGAGAGGATAACCATTAATGGTGAGATGATTCCGAAAGGGGAAGTTACCCGCCTGATTCAGATTCTCCGTCCCCATTTGGAGGAACTTGTACAAAAGGGTGTGGAGCATCCTACAGAGTTTGAAGTGAATACGGCCATGGCCTTGATGTATTTTGCCGACCAGAAAGTGGACTTGGTTCTCCTGGAGGTTGGTTTGGGTGGGGCGATTGATTCTACGAATGTGGTTAAGCCCTTGATTTCGGTGATAACCAATGTGGGTATGGATCATATGGATTATCTGGGTGAAACCTATGAAGAGATTGCCGGAGTAAAGGCCGGAATTATCAAAGCAGGTGCGATTACCGTAACGGCGGCTGATCGCCCTGAGGTTTTAAATGTCATACGCAAGAAGGCACAGGAAATGAACTCTCCTTTATGGGTGGTGGGCGACGATGTGCGCTGGGAGATCCGATGGAGCGGGGAACTGGAGCAGGAATTTGATTTGGCTGGGCTGCGGGGAGCCTATAACAAACTGCGCTTACGTCTTGTCGGAGAGCATCAAGTGGTTAATGCTGCCACCGCTGTGACAGTTTGTGAGCTTTTGAAATTCGAATACGGAATGAATCTGGAGCGCAGAAATATTTATGAAGGGCTTCGTAAAGCAGTTTGGCCTGGCCGCTTGGAGTTGCTTTCTCTGAAACCGAAGGTGCTGATCGATGGAGCCCATAATGTGGATGGAGCCCATGCCTTGGCGAAGGCTTTGAACATTTTTCAGCGTCAGCGCCTGGTGCTCTGTCTTGGTATGCTGGGAGATAAGGAGCGGGAAAAGGTTGTGGACATCCTTGTTCCTTTAGCTGATGAGGTGATTATTACCAAGCCCAATTCCCCGAGGTCCGGAAACTGGGAGTATCTCCATGAATTAGTCAAGGAAAAAGGGAAGCCTGTCCTGACCATTGAAGAGCCCCGTCTGGCAGTTGAAGAAGCTTTTAGACGATTGGATAAAGAGGATATGCTATGTGTCACGGGGTCTCTCTATATGATTGCGGAGGCAAGGCAGGCTTTATTGGATGTTTTGCGCAAAGGATAG
- a CDS encoding methyl-accepting chemotaxis protein, whose product MNSFLDRISEFFFKHSGIVRWWFNLSVSAKLSLAFGINALITLVAGGAVYFMVKTGANLEQNILIYLVSLVIAGLIIFIYGLYISYLVATPLRRGVQFAEKMAQGDLTATLYSMGQKDELGTLCKSLNQMTENFRSLVGDITHSADIFAESSQVLSAQSGGTSESAQLVSSSIHQVASGSQTQANSVQNIMSSIQSMAHGIRQIEDHINLADHSSRQSLQLAQDGDTAMTMVSLQMGHIHNSVDNTGQIITALGEKSTVIGSIVETIKAISDQTNLLALNAAIEAARAGEHGRGFSVVAEEVRKLAEQSTLSSAQIETIIHDIKTSLDEAITSMDSEKEVVQSGANAIQNAQQAFTRIKESTQVLSEQIQEISALSSGITQSADIIAHEVTQVAAICQETTAQTEEVASSSSEQMVAMQEINASAQELSKTAQELQYAARKFILN is encoded by the coding sequence ATGAACAGTTTTTTAGACAGAATAAGCGAATTCTTTTTTAAACACTCCGGCATTGTCCGCTGGTGGTTTAACTTATCCGTATCGGCAAAGCTCAGCCTGGCTTTCGGCATCAATGCCTTGATTACCCTTGTAGCCGGCGGGGCCGTATACTTTATGGTTAAGACGGGGGCCAACCTCGAGCAAAACATCCTTATCTATCTGGTTTCACTCGTTATAGCAGGACTTATCATCTTTATTTACGGACTTTACATATCCTACTTAGTTGCCACTCCACTACGCCGCGGGGTGCAATTCGCTGAAAAAATGGCTCAAGGGGACCTTACGGCAACCTTGTACAGCATGGGACAAAAAGACGAGTTAGGAACCCTCTGTAAATCCCTTAATCAAATGACTGAGAATTTCCGCTCTTTGGTGGGAGACATTACCCACAGTGCCGACATTTTTGCCGAATCCTCTCAAGTTCTTTCCGCACAGTCGGGGGGAACCAGTGAATCAGCCCAACTTGTATCATCCTCCATCCATCAAGTGGCATCCGGATCCCAGACACAAGCCAACAGCGTCCAGAATATTATGAGCTCTATCCAATCTATGGCCCATGGCATTCGTCAGATTGAGGATCATATTAATCTTGCCGATCACTCTTCAAGGCAATCCTTGCAGCTTGCCCAGGACGGAGATACTGCCATGACCATGGTCAGTCTTCAGATGGGGCATATTCATAACTCCGTGGATAACACGGGACAGATCATCACTGCCCTTGGTGAAAAATCTACCGTCATCGGCTCTATTGTGGAAACGATTAAAGCCATATCGGATCAAACCAACCTTTTGGCACTGAATGCAGCCATCGAAGCTGCACGGGCCGGGGAACACGGCCGGGGCTTCAGCGTCGTCGCCGAAGAAGTCCGGAAGCTGGCCGAGCAATCAACCCTATCCAGCGCCCAAATCGAAACCATTATCCATGATATCAAGACCAGCCTTGACGAAGCAATCACCAGTATGGACTCAGAAAAAGAAGTGGTGCAAAGCGGAGCCAATGCCATTCAAAATGCACAACAAGCTTTTACGCGGATTAAGGAAAGCACGCAAGTCCTGAGTGAACAGATTCAAGAGATTTCAGCCCTATCCAGCGGTATCACCCAAAGTGCAGATATCATCGCCCATGAGGTAACTCAAGTCGCTGCTATCTGTCAAGAGACCACTGCTCAGACAGAGGAAGTAGCCAGCAGCAGTTCTGAGCAGATGGTCGCTATGCAAGAGATCAACGCTTCTGCCCAGGAGCTTTCCAAAACAGCCCAAGAGCTCCAATATGCGGCCCGCAAATTCATTTTGAATTAA
- a CDS encoding FMN-binding glutamate synthase family protein, with product MENTLFIFIFGVVVSFVGWLLLGFVFFFLGKRFFRTGVQRIFNLVVRRLLEDNYSENLMELWSATRRTSVQNIVEIALRAEQGKLIGRPLGSPKPYHNFDNLMFIPAQLVRLPVEREVPIDVSATLGPRAEKPMQLSIPLLIGGMGYGVALSEKAKVALAKAAKQVGTATNSGEGPFLAEERNAAGKFIWQISRYDYGRNPQGIAEADMLEVQMGQGSRLGAHILYPQEIKGKAQKLMGISPVVPLKGYAKLPGINSPLDWPRYVEELRQEAGGKPIGIKIMGGGRLEADLAVAIEAGFDVICIGGAQGGTAASSPTISDDFGLPSLYNLVRAQRYLIEQGVRHEVSLIASGGYDTPGKCLKAIALGADAVNLGTVPLFALVHKQIGKVMPWEPLTQLVYYNSKYKERLDVELAAQNVANVLQSFVLEMEEGIRALGKKSIHDLGPNDLVALDDWTAELTGVPRAW from the coding sequence GTGGAAAATACCCTTTTCATTTTCATTTTTGGAGTAGTGGTCAGTTTTGTAGGCTGGTTGCTCTTGGGATTTGTTTTCTTCTTCTTAGGAAAGCGTTTTTTTCGGACAGGTGTGCAGCGGATATTCAATCTTGTTGTCAGGCGTTTGCTGGAAGATAATTATTCGGAGAATCTTATGGAGCTCTGGAGTGCGACAAGGAGGACATCTGTTCAAAATATCGTAGAAATTGCTCTAAGAGCAGAGCAGGGAAAATTGATTGGCCGTCCTCTGGGAAGCCCCAAACCCTATCATAACTTTGACAATCTAATGTTCATACCCGCCCAGCTGGTCAGATTGCCTGTGGAAAGAGAGGTTCCCATCGATGTGTCGGCCACTCTGGGACCCAGGGCGGAAAAACCTATGCAGTTGTCAATTCCCTTGCTGATTGGGGGAATGGGTTACGGTGTTGCCTTAAGTGAAAAGGCCAAAGTTGCCTTGGCTAAAGCCGCTAAGCAAGTAGGCACAGCCACCAATTCCGGTGAAGGTCCCTTTCTTGCTGAGGAGAGAAACGCCGCGGGAAAATTCATCTGGCAGATAAGCCGCTATGACTATGGCAGAAACCCACAAGGGATAGCTGAAGCAGATATGCTCGAGGTGCAAATGGGTCAGGGCTCACGGCTGGGAGCGCATATCTTATATCCCCAGGAAATCAAGGGGAAAGCTCAGAAGCTTATGGGAATATCACCGGTTGTTCCCTTAAAGGGTTATGCTAAACTCCCCGGAATTAACTCCCCGTTGGATTGGCCGCGTTATGTCGAGGAATTGCGCCAGGAGGCCGGCGGTAAACCCATTGGTATCAAAATTATGGGGGGAGGGAGATTAGAGGCTGATTTGGCGGTAGCGATCGAGGCCGGCTTTGATGTGATTTGCATTGGGGGCGCTCAGGGGGGCACAGCAGCCTCTTCGCCTACGATCAGCGATGATTTTGGCCTGCCCAGCCTTTACAATCTTGTCCGGGCCCAACGCTATCTTATCGAGCAAGGGGTAAGACACGAGGTCAGTCTTATTGCTTCAGGAGGATATGACACTCCGGGTAAATGTCTGAAAGCGATTGCTCTGGGTGCTGATGCGGTCAACTTAGGCACGGTTCCCTTATTTGCCTTGGTGCATAAACAAATCGGCAAAGTTATGCCTTGGGAGCCGCTAACACAGCTTGTTTATTATAACTCCAAATATAAAGAGCGTTTGGATGTGGAGTTAGCCGCTCAAAATGTAGCCAATGTTCTGCAATCGTTTGTGCTGGAGATGGAAGAAGGGATCCGGGCTCTGGGTAAGAAGTCGATACACGATCTTGGACCCAATGATCTGGTGGCATTGGATGATTGGACGGCGGAGCTTACCGGAGTTCCCAGAGCGTGGTGA